The DNA sequence TACGACTTCCATCAATGGTGCCAGGTGTGGATGGCTTTCGGGGGTCTTTTGGCCCTGCTTTCCCAGGCCTGGCATCGCGTCGGAGAAAAAATCCAGGCCGGCCTCGGAGAGTTCTGGGGACTCTTGATGGTTTTCATCGCCGCTTACGTCTGGGGCTTTGAGTTGAAACCTTGGTTCGGTTGGTGGACGTTGGTGTTCCTGGGGGCTCTCGGATTGATATACCGGGGCTACCTCCGGGCCAAGGCCCACCAAGTCAACATGGGCTTCGTCATGGTCGCCCTGGTCACGCTCTCGGTTTTCTTCCGCTTGGTCGGCACGATGTTCAACACCGGTCTGATCTTCATCGCTGGCGGCGGCATGATCATCCTCACGGTATGGGGCCTGAACCGGATCAGGAAACAAGTGCTGGGAGGAATCGGGTGAGTCTCCACGCAGACAAGGAAAGAAGAACCATGAGAACAAGACTGTTGTATACGTTATTGGCCGTGCAGATGCTGGGATTGGTGGCGCTCTATGCCTGGCATCAGGCGGGTTTGGGCTATCCCAGTGTCATGTTGAAGACCCTGCCGGTGGATCCCCGCGATCCGCTCCGTGGAGACTACATCATTTTGAACTACGAGATCAGTCGGGTGCCGGAAGATTTCAACCACCAAGAACACGAAGGGCGCGAAGTCTTTGTGATACTCAAGGACGTAGGGGGATTTGCGGCAGTCGAGCGGGTGCAGCTGTGGGACCCGGGTTATGGGGAACGTTTCATCAAGGGCCGGGTGAAAGGAACCCGGATCGAGTACGACCTGGAAAAATTCTTCGTCCCCGAAGGCAAGGGCAATCCGCCGTTGCCGATCACGGTGGAGGTGTCTTTGCGGGGCGACGGGCATGCGCAGATCAAGCGTCTCTTCTCCCAAGGAAAGCCGTGGCCGTAAAAGCAGCAGGGGAGTTTTTGAACAGAAGGCAACAAAGGTAACGGAGCAAGGTAGTGTTGGCGACGCAGCAAAGCCCGGGAACAATTCGTGAATAGACAGAGTTACAATTTGACCGCCACTATTACGAGCCGCTGCCACCACCAGGTGGTTTTTCCCTGGTCATTTTCGTCAAGGTGGAACAGCTCCCGGGCTTCCGCCGGAGCGGTGCGGATGCGTTCACGAACCAACCTGCGGTTTTCCGGACTGGTATTGGCGGTGGTGAAATACCATTCCAGATCGGGTTGTTTCATGGGCTGGATTTCGGAGTGCGTCACCTTCAGGCCGACGTGGCCACAGAGATGGATCCATTTCTGCGGGGTGATGAACCGGCCATGGGAGGGGTCGCGGAGCTTTTCAATTTCGTGAATCCACGCCTCGGCCACGGGGTGTCCGTCTTCGACCGTGCCATCGATGAGGAGAAGCTTTCCGCCCGGCTTCAAGACCCGGGCGGTCTCCATGCAGAACGTGGCGGGGCAGGAAAAGTGGTGGGCAGCGATGCGACAGGTGAGGAGATCGAATTCTCCGTCGGCATAAGGCAGGGACTCGGCGGGATGTTCCCGGGTTTCCAGCGCCACCCCGGCATCGGCCGCCAGGGTCCGGGTCTGCACCAGCATCCCCGGGGCGATATCGGCCGCGGTGACGACAAGGCCTTGGTGGGCGAAGAAGACGGCCGTGTGCCCGGCCCCGGTGGCCACATCGATCGCCTTCATGCCGGCCCGCAGGCCGAGATGGGGTAGGGCCGATTCCAAATCGCTGGTTTGACTGAGGATATGCCCGGCGCCATAAGCGGCACTCTGACGGTCGAACTGTTCACGTGAGGCCGTTTGGGTGGAATCCAATCCGCACATAAAGGCAATCTTACCCAGCCACCGGGCCGAGACAAACCTTCTCCGTTTGCATTAGATGAACGTTTCCTTGAACGGGAAACTGATCCAAACAAACAATGTCACATGATGGCCCCAGTTTTACCGTCCTGTCGGATTCACGAGCACCTTGAAACCCGCGAAGTCGAGCGGATCAAGCGACTGCTCGGACGGATCAGTTGGGGCTTGGGGAACCCCATCCAGGCCCGGGACATCGACGACGAAACCGTCCTGAGCCATTGCCCTTACATGAAGCCCAACGGGCCGTCGCAGTTGTGCACCCATGCCTGCCATCTGCACCATTTGGTTTTCGCCGAAAGCTGGCCGTAGCTGAAACGATGTAGTTGGTTGACCACAGAGGACACAGTGAACACAGAGGAAGAGAGAGGGTCGTGCGGCTATTCTTTTTGGTCACCATTCGGTGATGCTGAGTACAAAGGCAATGTAGTTGGAATCATTCGTAATCATTGTATTTCAAACGATTTAACTCTGTGATCTCTGTGTCCTCTGTGGTTAAACTGCATTTTTCCGGCTTAGAGTCTTGGTGGTTAATCAGCTGTATCGTTGCGGCTGATGTCTATCCCCAGCATGGACGGGGAAAAGATTTCCGGAATAGAAAAGCCTGATCCGGCGTCTTATGAGGGTATGAAAACCGTCCTCTCCCTCCTCTGTCTCACCGTCCTGGCCGTGTTCACCGTCCAGGCCGGGGAAAACGCCGTCAAAGAAATCAGCCACGCCGATCTGCAGAAAGCCATCAGCGATGGCAAGGTTCTCCTGATCGACGTCAATGGCTCCGAAAGTTACAAGCAGGGCCACATCCCCGGTGCCATCGATTTCCAATCGAAGAAGGATGATCTGGCCAAACACCTGCCCAAGGACAAAGGCGCCCTGGTGGTGGCTTATTGCGGCAACGAGCACTGCGGCGCATACATGCGCGGGGCCAAAGCCGCACTCGATCTGGGTTACACCAATGTGGCCCACTACAAGCCCGGCATCGCCGGATGGATCGCCAGCAAAGGTGAGATCGAGAAACCGAAATCCTGAACCAACGTCCTCTCAACAAGCGCATGGGTGTCCACACCCATGCGCTTTTTTTACGCCCCGTGGTCCGGTGGCTTGATGACGATCCCGTAGTTCGGGGCCACCGCCAACAAGCGTTCGAAGTCAGCACTGCCCGGGGGGATGGGATCGGCCACGGCCGAGGGCAATTCGGTGCCCACTTCCGCCAGGAAACGGTCGAACCCGGCGGGAAGGCAGTGGATCAGCATCCGGGCCGATTTTCCCGAAAGATTCTTGAAGCTGTGCAGCGTTCCGCGGGGGATCTGCAAAAAGGAGCCGGGCTTAGCCACGATGGTGCGGTCGCCAGCAGTGAATGTGATCTCGCCCTCCAACACGTAGAAGGTCTCCTCCTCGCGGGTGTGGAAATGGGGCGGGGGCCCACCTCCGGGGGGAACGGTGGCTTCCAACAGGCAATAGGCCCCGGCTGTCTGATCTGCGTCGGCCAAAATGGTGTATCGGTCTCCCGCCGCCGACCATGTTTTACCGATGCCCGGTGGGTGTACGATCAGGCTGGCGGCCGCATGCGGGGAGCTCATGGGACAAGGATAATCCAGGGCAGGAGCATCTGCCACAGGATTTTGCCTCACCGCCTATGAAGCCATTACAAAAGGAAGCCCAAGGGCGGTTGACCCGACAGGGGGTCGTGGAAGGCGCCGATGTTCGGCAGGACGGTGGAGAGGTCACGCGGCGAAACACCCAGCCAAAGAGCCAGTTCGGCGCTGTATTGGTCGACGGAAAGCGTGGGGATCAAGCGGCCCTGTCCGGCGTCGACATCCGACTTCAAGGCCAGACTGGGGTAGCGCCCGTAGATTTTTCCACCCTTGACCGGACCACCGAGAACGAGCTGGTTGCCGCCCCAGCCGTGGTCGGATCCGCGACCGTTCCAGGTCAGGGTCCGTCCGAAATCCGAGGCGGTGAAGAGAACGACATCGTTGGCCGTGCCCAACTCATCCATGGCGGTCATGAAGGCCGCGAGGGCGGCACTGACCTCGCCCAGCATGGTGTTCTGATTGACGATGACTTCATTGTGATGGTCCCATCCTCCGCGGTTGACGAAGAAGGTCTGGCGTCGCAGGCCCAGGGCGGAATGGGCCCCAATGGCACGGGCGACCATGCGGAGGTCGCGACCGGTGCGGGTATCGGGGAAAACGGTGTTCATTTTCACCGGATTGACGGCGGCGGAAAAGCGCTGGTGTGCTTCGATGGCGTTCTCCGTGGTCTCCACATAGGTCTGCTCGAACAGGCTCTTGTATTGCTGGTCGAGCAGGCTGCGCACGGCCGCGGACTCGCCGGGCCGGGCGCCCTTGGACTCGAGGCTCTTCATGCCGACGCTGCCGTTGGGGGTG is a window from the Candidatus Methylacidiphilales bacterium genome containing:
- a CDS encoding GDYXXLXY domain-containing protein, whose protein sequence is MRTRLLYTLLAVQMLGLVALYAWHQAGLGYPSVMLKTLPVDPRDPLRGDYIILNYEISRVPEDFNHQEHEGREVFVILKDVGGFAAVERVQLWDPGYGERFIKGRVKGTRIEYDLEKFFVPEGKGNPPLPITVEVSLRGDGHAQIKRLFSQGKPWP
- a CDS encoding methyltransferase domain-containing protein, yielding MCGLDSTQTASREQFDRQSAAYGAGHILSQTSDLESALPHLGLRAGMKAIDVATGAGHTAVFFAHQGLVVTAADIAPGMLVQTRTLAADAGVALETREHPAESLPYADGEFDLLTCRIAAHHFSCPATFCMETARVLKPGGKLLLIDGTVEDGHPVAEAWIHEIEKLRDPSHGRFITPQKWIHLCGHVGLKVTHSEIQPMKQPDLEWYFTTANTSPENRRLVRERIRTAPAEARELFHLDENDQGKTTWWWQRLVIVAVKL
- a CDS encoding rhodanese-like domain-containing protein; amino-acid sequence: MKTVLSLLCLTVLAVFTVQAGENAVKEISHADLQKAISDGKVLLIDVNGSESYKQGHIPGAIDFQSKKDDLAKHLPKDKGALVVAYCGNEHCGAYMRGAKAALDLGYTNVAHYKPGIAGWIASKGEIEKPKS
- a CDS encoding cupin domain-containing protein; translated protein: MSSPHAAASLIVHPPGIGKTWSAAGDRYTILADADQTAGAYCLLEATVPPGGGPPPHFHTREEETFYVLEGEITFTAGDRTIVAKPGSFLQIPRGTLHSFKNLSGKSARMLIHCLPAGFDRFLAEVGTELPSAVADPIPPGSADFERLLAVAPNYGIVIKPPDHGA
- a CDS encoding DUF1501 domain-containing protein, with translation MSLTSRIKSSGNPPGLSRRHFLGQAACAGISCTPVFSTLLNLALAGNAAAQSSNLPGYRAIVCLFLGGGNDSFNMLCPRSGEAHAAYAASRQGLAHPMDKLLPLGPAGDHHPELGLHPAMPELKALFDAGRAAFIANVGSLVRPVTLAEYKTKTSLPLGLYSHSDQSEQWMTALPNRRSDNGWGGRASDLLRGLNPDAKISMNISLSGINTFQSTRQSFQYCITPNGSVGMKSLESKGARPGESAAVRSLLDQQYKSLFEQTYVETTENAIEAHQRFSAAVNPVKMNTVFPDTRTGRDLRMVARAIGAHSALGLRRQTFFVNRGGWDHHNEVIVNQNTMLGEVSAALAAFMTAMDELGTANDVVLFTASDFGRTLTWNGRGSDHGWGGNQLVLGGPVKGGKIYGRYPSLALKSDVDAGQGRLIPTLSVDQYSAELALWLGVSPRDLSTVLPNIGAFHDPLSGQPPLGFLL